Genomic DNA from Candidatus Sulfurimonas marisnigri:
TATTCCATCGGTATTATGCATAGGTACATATGTTCCAACTGTTAGAAATAGATTTTCTCCCGCATAAAAAACTTGGATTCCTGTTGCTGCTCCTGTTGCTAAGTCAGCAGCTTGGGCGGCATTTGTAAGTTTATGATTTTCAAATTGACGAAGAGGCTTATATAGTCCAGTGCTATAAGATTCCATACCTGTAAATGGACCATAATTATTAGTTGAATATACTGAAAAGCCAGAGTAAGCATCTCCGGTCTCGAATGATGATACTACTTTACCACCAAAAATTGTTTTCCCCTCTTTTTCACGTAGTTCCATGACAGAACCAACATTGTCAGCTATTTTTCCTGCAATATTGATAGTTGAAGTTTTAAATATTTCATGCATACCTCGATTACTGTCTATTGGCTCACCATCTGCTGTTTCTGAGATACTACCTTTTCCGTTTATTGCACCAACGCTTTTGTCATATCTTGCTTTTAGCATTAATGACACGTTTAGTACTGTCGATAGCCCAAGATCCTTACCTACAATAAGAGACTGAGGACCACTTTGTGTACTCATAGTATATCCAGAGCGGGCAAAATCACGTCCATAGGCATTTAGATTACTTTGGTTGCTTGCATGACACATCATACACTCCAATCCTGTCTGCCTTGCAAAACCAGGAACTGCATGCAAATCATCAATAAAAATGATGAAAATTAAGAGATAAGGAATAAAGATAGAAAAGTGTATTCGCTTCATTATTAATCCTTTTGTTATAAAATTTAAAATAATTATACAACACAAAAAAAGATTATAAATCACACAAAAGGGTGATATAACTACAAATAATAATATTTATAGTTATATAATATTTTAAGCTTAAGTCTTATAAACTTCAATAATCAATAAAAACAAAGGAAAAATGATGAAAAAAATAGTAGGGCTAATAATAGCTAGTTCTCTTAGTCTCTTGGCTGTAGAAAGTAATGAGGTGTTTAAGAGTTGTGTAATGTGTCATGGAAGTAAAGGTGAAAAAAAAGCTCTTAATTCTTCTACGCAATTAATAACAATGAGCGAAGAAGTGTTGTTTTCTAAGCTTAAAAATATTGTTGATGGCTCAAGTTCGATGTCTAAAATGTATATAAAAATGCATAGAACAAAACTAAGAACAGTTTGTGGCGATGAAGATATTGCGACACTTTCAAATTATATTTTTAAACTAAAGTAACCATAACTATTATCTACTTAATAGGGGTAATTGTTAAATAAGTGAGGAAAGTATATTCATATATGTAGCGGAAGAAGAAGTTCATAGTAAATGAGCTTCTGCCTCCACAGTAGGCTACGAATTAAAATTAATCCGTAGAGTTATAATCTTTACGTTGAGCCCAGATATCACTTCCGTAAAGGTAATCAGGTATGCTAGCGTCAGTATGAGCTGGATCTAGCTCTTGTAACCATACGCTAAATAAAGTTTTGCCATTTGGAGCTGCAATATTTTGAACTTCTTTCTCTTCAGCTTCTGTTTTTGCTATTGCTTCATTAATCGTAAGATTCTCATCAGCATTAGATACTACTTGTTCCCAAGTTTCACCTTTATCTGTTGAGCGAGAAACAAATAAGTCTAGCTCTAAACCAGTGCCTAAGTCAAAGGTTCCGTAAGTTACAAACATAACATTCGGATTTGATATATCAGAAGCAAGAGGACTTCCTACTAGTTCTTCCGCCGTAGCTATAAAGCGTGGGTCTAAAGTAGAAGTATTGTTTGTAACGATTTGCGAAACATCAAACGGCTCAAGCCAAGTTACACCATTATCCATTGAACGAATCACATGAAAGTTATTTGGAAGATGCCCATTTTGAGTCACTCTCCATGATCTTGTGTATTCGTATCCTACATATATTTCTCTTCCACGAAGGAAACCACGAGGTGAAAAAGTGTTCTCACTAAGATTATCCCATGTGTTGTCATTAATATTGTCTGGAGTCCATGTCGAGTCAACCACTATATCTTCACCTCCATCAGTTACTCCATCAATAACAGATGTATGCGCGCTCAAGTTCCAACTAATGTTATCGTCGAATGATGCATAATCATATCCAGTAGCTAGGCGTAGGTACATATCCGATGATTCACCTTGAGTTTCAACACCTGATTTATAAAGTATACCAAATTTATAAGGGTACTCAGCATCGTTAGCAGGATTCATCGCTTTGTCATAATCAACTTGTCTAATAAGTGTAAGACGGCGCACATTCTCAAGAACCATACTTCCATCTGCTTCGTTAGGTCTAAGAGGATTTATAATATTACCCGGACTTACAGTAACTGGATTATTGTACTCGAAACTTTCAAAATATGCCACTTTCCCCTGATCTTCAGGATCTATGATTGGTGCGTCAGGGTCAGAGTTTGGTATACCCGGTAGGCTTTCTGCCATACCTTTAGTTTCCTCATAACCAAATACTACAGTTGTGCCAAATAGGCCAATAACTGCACGAGATGCCCCTGTGTCTCCATTTAGAAGCTGTAGTGGTACACTAAGATTGCTGTCTACGGTTGCATATAACTCAAGAATTGGATCATTATAACTACTGTAGCATTTTTGATCATCATTAGAAGTGTTGTCATCTAAAAATCCGTTATTAGCACACATATCGGCACAGTATGGTGCAGACGTATTTGCATCAACTTTAGTTTTATTACAAACCGCATTATCAGTGATTGGTACCGGCATAGACAAACTATATAGTGATTTTGGTTTTATAGATGTGACAGTAGTATTAATATCACCAAAACCAGCATTAGCAATATAGCTGTACCAAATATCTGTTTTGTGATTCGTACTTGCACCACTCCATCCATCACCAGGACCAGCACCTTTACCAGGACGTAGACCAGTTGGATCTTCTTGCCAAGCTAAAACGAATGCGTTTTCATTAGCGTCAATAGTCAGCTTATTTGCATCACGGCGACCACTTGTTAGTTGCATTGGGTCATGCCAAGTTATGCTAGAGTTAGTTTCTTCAAAAACACCACGTGTAGTCCAAACACAATTAAAAGGAACTTCATGCATATTAGTTAAGGCAACATCACCCAATGTTTCTGCCCCCTCGTAGTCAATTGTACCTTGAGGTCCATTTACCAAATACAAGTCAGCAGTTACGTTTGTATCAATCTTAAATGGATTTTGTTTAGGGCAATATTTATCTAGCCATGCAACTAAAATATTGTTACCTTCTGCTTTAACTATAGGTCTATAAGAGTGTCCTTTGAAAGCAACGGCACTTCCAGTTCCATAATAGTCTACATCAATAGAAGAGTCTTGTGCAGTATCAGAAACATTTTTAGCTTTCCATGTTTCTCCACCATCTAATGATATTGAGACAAATGCATCCTTGATATGTTCTGGATCACCAATTTGCGCACTACCAGTTCCCATTTCAAAATCACCAAGTATCTGATCGGCATAGCTTATAAGAAGCGGATGAGTCTGAACACTTGAATTAATATCACCGCTTGCGGTTTGTGAATCAACTATAGTAAGAAGTTTGGTAATCCTGTGACCAGAACTTCCTTCCATAGGAGTACGAGAAATATTTTTTCGTACAGTAATGTCACCACTCATAACTTCAGAAAAATGTTCTGTAGCTTCACCTTCTGTGACAACATCATCATAAGGAGAAGGTGTTGCTGCTACTACAAGATCTAGGGTAGTTTTAAGTTCCCCAGAGCTCATCGTAGTGAAATCAACTGTTGTAAGAGTTTTTCCATCTGCTACCAGAGTGTTTTCAAGTGCTGTAACAGCTTCTGGAAGAATTTGAATTCCATTTGTTGCATCACCGTCCGTGTCAAGAGACTGCAATAGGACAAGAAGATTTTTTACTTCCTGATCATTAACCGATTTAGTTCCACCAAAAAAATCAAGTGGAGATACAGGGTCTACTGATGCAGCTAAGCTACCAAGTGAAATACTTGTTCCAATCAAAAACTCTACTTGATCGCCAGCAACGAATGAATAATGACCACTCGCATCGGTTTTTCCTGTTAGAGTACCCTTATAGTTTAACCCTACTACATGAGAGTCAACGAAAGTCCCCTCCAATACGACAGCCGCTGTGTCAGCTACTGTGGCATCTGTTCCATCACTACCGGAACTACTACAACCAACTAAGGTGCTTATACCCACTATTGCAACGATTGCAGCTAGCGAATTTATGAGTTTTGTTTTCATAACCTTATTCCTCCCAGAATATTTTAATAAATATAAAAAAACTATTTATATTTATTATCAACATCTAATAATATTAAAAATTTAAAATCATTACATCACACTAATGGGTGAGAAGGTTGTATTTTCTAAATATTATATGAAATTAAGATGGGAAAATTTATAGAGTAAGTAAAGTTATAAATTAGAGTAAAGTTTTAGGATGAACAAAAACTCTATTTATAAATTGCTATTTACATTTAGTAATACACAGAAACTATTGCAATACTCTTTTGCTAACTTAATTCTATTATTCGCACATACTTCTGCACCTATAGCGATTATAGAGATGAAAATAAAAATGGATAGATGGAATGACCACTTATAAACTAGACACATTTTTATTCATCAAATGAAAGATTATAATGATTAAATAATCAAATCAACAATCTTTTAAATTATCCCAATTTTTATCGCACAAAAGTCCCACTTTACTACTGGTTGCAGAGTGAAACTTAGTAACTATAATTTTCTACATGTAGAAAGACATGGACATTAAAAGATTTTACTAAAGTAAGGTGTAGTGAAACGACACTGAATATTGAAAAAGTTGCTTGAATATTGTTCTTTGTGGTCACAGTAGTATATATACTTTATTTTTCTTCTCATTAATCATCATCTGCACTAGCTTAGAAGTATTTAAATATATCTGCAATTTATCGTAAGTAAATGGTATACATAAAATAGATAAATTAAGGAACAATGATACTTTATAGATGATTAGTCCTACAGGTGGTTGGATAATTGTAAGTTAATGCCTGATATTATGCTAGACAACACTATTAATAATGGTGAGTATCATTTATTCAGAAAAATAAAAAGTTAGTCTTTTAAATAGACATCTAGTATTGAATCTCCACTTTTATCAGTGTTAAGCATTGTAACCAGCATTTTATACATGTAACGATTTCTAAAGCTCGCATTTTAAATAACTAATTTAGTCTATTTATTGTCTATAAAATTTTTCTTTAGTAAAGCATTAAATATTTTCAATTCACTATCCATATCCAAGTCACCTTTAAAAATGTCATGTACAGAATAAGTCTCTAAAGGCTCTGCTCCACAAAACTGAAAGGTTTTATGCGTAGCAATGTTTGCTTCATCCAAAGATAAACCATCAAAGAAACCATCATTATTAGAAAATTCACTTGTAGGACAATTATATGTAAGACTTAGCATGTATTTTGTGCCTTGCATCAGTCCACCATTGCCATACTTTTTAGAAGTATCTTCTCTACTTCTTCCATCACTTATATATGTTACAGTATTTACACCCGTAGAAAAAACCTCATCAATATATTTTTTAGTTATCCAAGGAACACCCATCCAGTAAACAGGATACTGAAAAAGAATGTAATCAGCCCAAGCAAACTTTTGTAGCTCTTCTTTCACATCATAATCACTCTCAACTATACTATGTTTTACGCTAAAACCATTCTGCTCAAAAAATTCACTAGCAGAATCAATATACATCTTTGTTAAGTTACCCTCTGCAATGTCTTCGTATTTTTGATGTCCATTTATGATAAGTACATTTTTCATATTCTTCTCCTTTTATGCTTTTTCTAATATATCAATTATAGTTTCCACTGAGTAAGCTTCATCCATACCCCATAGACCTGCTAGGGCATTGGCATTTGTTGCTAATGCTTTTATTCCTTCTCTTGGTATGTTTATCATTTGAAGAGTTACTGGTGCTCCTATTTTTGCGAACCAAGCTTCTAAAAGCTCTATACCTTTATCTGCATCATTTTCATTAAAAATCTCTTTTGCAAATCTTGTATATTGTTTGATGTTTTGTTCTTTATGCCACTTCATCCAAGCTGGTATAACGACTGCAAGACCTGCTCCATGAGCTACATTGTAGATAGCTGAAAGAGCGTGTTCTATCATGTGGTTAGGAAAACTTCCCCCTGCAGTTCCAGCTGGAGTTAGACCATTTAGCGCTTGAATTGCCACCCAAGCAAATTCAGCTCTTGCGTCATAATCATTAGGATTTTCCAATAAGGCTTCCGTTGTCTCTATAACCGTTTTTATGATTGACTCCACTATGCGAGAGTTAAAGTTTGGATGATCCGTAGCCGTAAAATAAACTTCTATGCTGTGAGCGATAATATCAACTGCTGAATATGCTAAATACTCTTGTGAAACCGTCGCCATAAGCTCTGGATTTATCACAGATACGACAGGGTTTACTAACACTGAAGCAATTGAGTACTTCTGCTGTGTTTCATCATTCATCACTACAGAATTACCATTCATCTCGCTTGCTGTTGCTGCTAGAGTCATTACCGTAAAAACTGGAAGTGCCTCGGTGATTTGAACTTTGTTGATGAAAAAGTCCCATACGTCACCTTCGTATTTAGCGCCAACCGCTATTGCCTTAGCTGAGTCAGCTACACTTCCGCCACCAACGCCAAGTACCGCTTCTATCTTGTGCTCTTTTGCGATTTTGATACCATCGTTAACGCGACTTAGGAGAGGATTACTCACAACGCCATCTATCTCTTCATACTCGATATTGTACTTATTTAGAGAGGAGATGATTTTTTCATACAAACCATTTTTTTTGATGCTTCCAGTTCCGGTTACAAGTAAAACTTTTTTAATATTGGACTCTTTTATATATTGACCTATTTTATTCTCTTTTGTTTTACCAAACTCTATTTTCGTTGGATTGTAGTACATAAAATCATTCATATTTATTATCCTTTTTAATGTTCAGCAAAAATTATACATCTGTGAACTTAAATATCCCTTACAGTAATTTATGTGTGTAACGGAATTTTATTTTATTTAGGTTATAATTTCGACAGAAGGATTAGTATGTATGTAATAAACGACAAAGAGTTTAAGTGCTCGGTTGGAGTTACTTTAGACATTTTCAATGACAAATGGAAGCTAAGCATCATTTGGCATCTACTAGACAATGATAAAAGATTTAAAGAGTTGAGTGAAGAGATATCTGAAATAACTCAAAAAACTTTAACGGTAAAACTAAAAGAGCTAGAGAGTAAAAACATCATTCATAGAGAAGTCTTTCCAGAAGTGCCACTAAAGGTTGTCTACTCACTTACTCCCATAGGTCAAAAACTAAGATCCGTTTTAGAGAGTATGTTCAACTGGGGCATAGAGTATGTTAAAGAGCACGGAACAATTACTTCTGAAAACACTTGTGAAGTAAACCTTTCTAAGAACTAATAAAAAATTAGTATTTATATTTGTAGCAATTTTTATAGATTACGTCATGGAGTAAAAAGATTTTACTAATGAAAGGTGTACCGAAACGACACTGACTCTAATATTTAAAAAAAGTAGAACCAGAGAAAAACCAACCCTCAATGGCTTCTTTTCTTAAGTCTGGATAAGCAAGTAGAGAAGAAGAATAAAGGTCATTAAGGATGATAGGGTCTGAGATGAGGTCTAAAATGCTTTTTGAGTCTAGTTTGTCCCAACCAAAAAATGAAGACAAAGAAACATTAGCTAATAAATGTTTTTTAAATGTTTTGTAAAGGAGACTCTTGTCACATTCTATGTCCAGTGCATAGAGTTCAAAATGGAGTGGTTCCTCTTCAAAAGGCTCAACAATTTCTCCAAAACCCGAAACATTTGCAGAGGGATAATTATAGATAAAAAAAGGTAAGTCAGGACTTATAGTACTCGCTATCTTTGCTAGTTCATCAGTACTTAGTATGAGGTTGCACACCCCCTTAACCAAGCGCATAAAGGCTGCCGCATCAGAAGAACTTCCTCCTAGACCTGATTGAGAAGGAATACGTTTAGTCACTACAACCTTATGTTCATAAAAGAAATCTAAAATGTCTGAGTCGGCAGAAAAGTCATTGAGTGCCGCAAATGCTTTGTAAATTGTATTTGACTCTAAAGGGATCTCATCACACCCTTCAATTGTAAAGGTTTCACATTTGCAAGGCACAAAGCTTATAGTATCATACAACTTTTCTACACGCATAACACGAGAAAGTAGGGTATGATATCCATCTTTATACCCAGTAATTTTTAGAAATATATTTATTTTTGCGTGAGCTTTGATACTGTAGCCTGAATCACTAGTCTCTATATAGGGTTTTCCCCTATTTGTATTCTTCGACTTGTTGTTATTTTGTTTATCCGTCGAGGTAGGAAGAGTATCAATATCCCAATATCCACCCTCATCTCCACCAGCAAAACCACCCATTACTAAAACCTTCTACTAGAAATTATATGAGTATTATACTAAAAGATGGAGGTTAGGGTAAATATATATCCTAACGCAATAAAAAGAAAATGCTTAATGAAAAACATGTAAGGCTGAGATAGCTTTCAAAAAAGCTATATATCTTCTAAAATCTAATTTCATTACAATATTAAATTACATAAACTCTTATAGTATCAGTTTCAAGTTGTCCATTCAAAATTCTTGTTATTGATCTCAGAGTTCCTCCAGAACTTTCACATGAACCACAAGCTCCCACATACGAAATATAAACATCAGTTAATCCATTCGTTTCTTTAAGATCAATGAAATCTAAATCTCCATTATCTGCTTGTAGAAATTCTCTAATTTTTTCATCTATGACTACATCAATAGCATTTATTTTTTGGACAACACTCATACTTTCAAATCCTATTTCACTTTTCTCCATAATAATATCCTTGTTTTTTTAAATTTAATTATCTCTAAATTTTTTATTAACTAATTATACACAATAAATATTCTATACCAACCATAGCAATATTTTACATTATTACTTTAAAACTTAATTCAAATACTGCAACAAATCTACGACTTACATTATCAAAGTATTGATAAATATGAATTTTGAGTATAAAGAATCAGGCTATATTGTCTCTTAAACAGGGGGTGTTCCAAAGATATACTTCGCCAATTCAAGTTTAAAGTGCAACACTCTTAAAATTCAATAGGCGGGTAAATATAGAAGGTTAACTGCAAAAAGTGTAAGATTAATTATCCGACCAAAGATAAGGAAATCTATGTCTTATAAGCAGTTAACCATGAAAGAACGATACCAGATAGAAGCTCTAATAAAAGAAGGGTTGAGTCAAAGAGCTATTGCAAATAATATTTGTGTGCATCACTCAACAGTATCAAGAGAGCTAAGAAGAAACTCACTTGATAACAATGAGTACAACGCCGTAAATGCCACAATAAGTGCAAGACTCAGGTATCAATATAAAACCAAGAATAGAAGACTTACAAAGAAGCATACAAGCTATATAAAAAAATGTATAAGAGAAGGCTGGAGTCCAGAACAGATAAGTGGACGAATGCTACTTGATAATATTAGACCAGTAAGTCATGAGACTATATACAAATATATTTATCACAATAAACGAAGTGGTGGCAACCTCTACAAATATCTCAGGCATAAAAATAAGAAGTACACTAAAAGATTAGCTTCTTACCGTGTTTACTCTAATAAAAAAAGTAGAAGCTAAACAAGCTAGAGTTGTAATGGATGCAATAATTCATTTACTCAAACCAGTCCAAGCTCATGCTCTCACTATTACGAGCGATAATGGAAAAGAATTTTCATACCATGAAGAGATAGCCAAAGCTCTTGATATGGAGTTCTACTTTGCTAATCCATATCAGTCATGGCAAAGAGGTTTGAATGAACACACTAATGGTCTTATTAGAGAATATTTTCCAAAAAAGACTGAGTTTAAAAATATCACAGATGAGCAAATTGTTGAAGTTCAGAATAGGTTAAATGCTAGACCAAGAAATGTACTAAATTACAAAACTCCAGCAGAAGTGTTTTTCGATACAATTACGAAATCTTATGCAGCAGTTTAACTAGGTGTTGCACTTACTGTTTGAATTGGCGCAAGAACTTCTTTTTTTGGAAATATATAGTGGTTACAAAAGGGCACAATAGCTAAATAAATCAGTTGAAAAGTTCGGTATTAAGGGGTTTGAAAGTGTATGGCTCCGGATACTGGAGACAAAACATCCGCTCCTTCAAAAGTTTATTTAGTATTTAAAAATAAGTAATAATCTCTCACTAGTGGCATTTAACTTAAAAGTGTACTCTATATAGTTATGTAAAATAATGTTTTACTTTGTAAAATATACCGCTAAATAGACGGAAATATTGTTTATAAAAATTAATTTGAATTTTGCATGCTATTGGTTATTGCCATTTATAAAAAACTTTTAATCTGTTACCATGAGAATATGGTAAATAGTCATCTCGTTGAAGCCTACCAACAGCAATACCAGGTGCAATGCCAAGACTCTCTGCGAATGTTTTTATTGGTTGCAATGCTCTTCCATCCCAGTTCTCAAGAAACTTCTGAAATTTTTTTTCTGGGATTAGAAATTCTTTGGCAAATTCATTAGCTTCGTTTTCTTTCTCATCATTCATCCCATTACCCTCAAGAAACACTTCTTTTTTACCATGTTTAATAATATGACCAGCTTCATGAAAAAAAGTAAACCATAATTGATCATTACTTTTATATCGTAAACTTAATTGGATAACTGCCTTATCGCCAATCCATCTTGTACAACCTGATACACCAGTACCCTTAAGTTCGGGTAAAAAAACCACCGCTACACCAACTTGAGAACAACTCTCTATGAGACGTGGAATAAACTGTTCAGGTTTTAACAATGTTAAACTTCTAATTTCTTTCAATGTTTTTTGAAATTGCTTTTTATTAAATGAATGACACTCAATATTTTGTGCTTCAATTTCTCCTTGTTGTAGCCATGCAGAGATAGAAAATTCATTCACTTTCTTCGATTTTCGATATGCTACTTGATATTCACCCCAAATGTTTTCCCATTGATCAATAGATGCTATTCGATAAAACTTTAATACTTCTTTTAATTGCTTATACTTATCCTCGTATAGCCCAATCCAGTTTTTCTCAATCATATCCTGTAAAGGAAAGTTATTCAGCCATTCAACCTGAGCAGAAAGACTCTTCTTCTCCTCAAGTCTTGCAAGATCTTCTTTGTATAGCAATTCTAAGTTGTTCCAAAAGTGTGCCGGCCGACCCAAAACTTTTTCAAACTTTATAGCTGTTTCTGTACTAATCGAAGCTTTTGCATTAATTATTGCATTGATTGTTTTTTTTGCAAGACCTGTTCTTTCAGATAATTCTACTTGTGACATGCTATAGTCATCAAGATAGTCATCTAATACATCCCCAGGAGTTACAATGTAATTTGGTTCATATGTACTATTTAAATTACTCATGTGTGTCCTCGATTCCTATTATTTTTATTTGTTTAACTACTTTCCAGTCTAAGCCACCTTCTTCCCTAATTGGAATTGGTTCTTGATC
This window encodes:
- a CDS encoding c-type cytochrome: MKKIVGLIIASSLSLLAVESNEVFKSCVMCHGSKGEKKALNSSTQLITMSEEVLFSKLKNIVDGSSSMSKMYIKMHRTKLRTVCGDEDIATLSNYIFKLK
- a CDS encoding choice-of-anchor O protein — encoded protein: MKTKLINSLAAIVAIVGISTLVGCSSSGSDGTDATVADTAAVVLEGTFVDSHVVGLNYKGTLTGKTDASGHYSFVAGDQVEFLIGTSISLGSLAASVDPVSPLDFFGGTKSVNDQEVKNLLVLLQSLDTDGDATNGIQILPEAVTALENTLVADGKTLTTVDFTTMSSGELKTTLDLVVAATPSPYDDVVTEGEATEHFSEVMSGDITVRKNISRTPMEGSSGHRITKLLTIVDSQTASGDINSSVQTHPLLISYADQILGDFEMGTGSAQIGDPEHIKDAFVSISLDGGETWKAKNVSDTAQDSSIDVDYYGTGSAVAFKGHSYRPIVKAEGNNILVAWLDKYCPKQNPFKIDTNVTADLYLVNGPQGTIDYEGAETLGDVALTNMHEVPFNCVWTTRGVFEETNSSITWHDPMQLTSGRRDANKLTIDANENAFVLAWQEDPTGLRPGKGAGPGDGWSGASTNHKTDIWYSYIANAGFGDINTTVTSIKPKSLYSLSMPVPITDNAVCNKTKVDANTSAPYCADMCANNGFLDDNTSNDDQKCYSSYNDPILELYATVDSNLSVPLQLLNGDTGASRAVIGLFGTTVVFGYEETKGMAESLPGIPNSDPDAPIIDPEDQGKVAYFESFEYNNPVTVSPGNIINPLRPNEADGSMVLENVRRLTLIRQVDYDKAMNPANDAEYPYKFGILYKSGVETQGESSDMYLRLATGYDYASFDDNISWNLSAHTSVIDGVTDGGEDIVVDSTWTPDNINDNTWDNLSENTFSPRGFLRGREIYVGYEYTRSWRVTQNGHLPNNFHVIRSMDNGVTWLEPFDVSQIVTNNTSTLDPRFIATAEELVGSPLASDISNPNVMFVTYGTFDLGTGLELDLFVSRSTDKGETWEQVVSNADENLTINEAIAKTEAEEKEVQNIAAPNGKTLFSVWLQELDPAHTDASIPDYLYGSDIWAQRKDYNSTD
- a CDS encoding NAD(P)H-dependent oxidoreductase; translation: MKNVLIINGHQKYEDIAEGNLTKMYIDSASEFFEQNGFSVKHSIVESDYDVKEELQKFAWADYILFQYPVYWMGVPWITKKYIDEVFSTGVNTVTYISDGRSREDTSKKYGNGGLMQGTKYMLSLTYNCPTSEFSNNDGFFDGLSLDEANIATHKTFQFCGAEPLETYSVHDIFKGDLDMDSELKIFNALLKKNFIDNK
- a CDS encoding iron-containing alcohol dehydrogenase, which codes for MNDFMYYNPTKIEFGKTKENKIGQYIKESNIKKVLLVTGTGSIKKNGLYEKIISSLNKYNIEYEEIDGVVSNPLLSRVNDGIKIAKEHKIEAVLGVGGGSVADSAKAIAVGAKYEGDVWDFFINKVQITEALPVFTVMTLAATASEMNGNSVVMNDETQQKYSIASVLVNPVVSVINPELMATVSQEYLAYSAVDIIAHSIEVYFTATDHPNFNSRIVESIIKTVIETTEALLENPNDYDARAEFAWVAIQALNGLTPAGTAGGSFPNHMIEHALSAIYNVAHGAGLAVVIPAWMKWHKEQNIKQYTRFAKEIFNENDADKGIELLEAWFAKIGAPVTLQMINIPREGIKALATNANALAGLWGMDEAYSVETIIDILEKA
- a CDS encoding winged helix-turn-helix transcriptional regulator; amino-acid sequence: MYVINDKEFKCSVGVTLDIFNDKWKLSIIWHLLDNDKRFKELSEEISEITQKTLTVKLKELESKNIIHREVFPEVPLKVVYSLTPIGQKLRSVLESMFNWGIEYVKEHGTITSENTCEVNLSKN
- a CDS encoding 4-(cytidine 5'-diphospho)-2-C-methyl-D-erythritol kinase encodes the protein MGGFAGGDEGGYWDIDTLPTSTDKQNNNKSKNTNRGKPYIETSDSGYSIKAHAKINIFLKITGYKDGYHTLLSRVMRVEKLYDTISFVPCKCETFTIEGCDEIPLESNTIYKAFAALNDFSADSDILDFFYEHKVVVTKRIPSQSGLGGSSSDAAAFMRLVKGVCNLILSTDELAKIASTISPDLPFFIYNYPSANVSGFGEIVEPFEEEPLHFELYALDIECDKSLLYKTFKKHLLANVSLSSFFGWDKLDSKSILDLISDPIILNDLYSSSLLAYPDLRKEAIEGWFFSGSTFFKY
- a CDS encoding NifU family protein is translated as MEKSEIGFESMSVVQKINAIDVVIDEKIREFLQADNGDLDFIDLKETNGLTDVYISYVGACGSCESSGGTLRSITRILNGQLETDTIRVYVI
- a CDS encoding HigA family addiction module antitoxin: MSNLNSTYEPNYIVTPGDVLDDYLDDYSMSQVELSERTGLAKKTINAIINAKASISTETAIKFEKVLGRPAHFWNNLELLYKEDLARLEEKKSLSAQVEWLNNFPLQDMIEKNWIGLYEDKYKQLKEVLKFYRIASIDQWENIWGEYQVAYRKSKKVNEFSISAWLQQGEIEAQNIECHSFNKKQFQKTLKEIRSLTLLKPEQFIPRLIESCSQVGVAVVFLPELKGTGVSGCTRWIGDKAVIQLSLRYKSNDQLWFTFFHEAGHIIKHGKKEVFLEGNGMNDEKENEANEFAKEFLIPEKKFQKFLENWDGRALQPIKTFAESLGIAPGIAVGRLQRDDYLPYSHGNRLKVFYKWQ